From one Vicingaceae bacterium genomic stretch:
- the murE gene encoding UDP-N-acetylmuramoyl-L-alanyl-D-glutamate--2,6-diaminopimelate ligase yields the protein MILKEIIQGLNFSRIIGDDNIVIRGLSQNSNEIKQGYVFFAKKGYSTDGHQFIPEAIEKGCRVVVCEYLPQNIDNNITYILSHDVPEVMGEMAHRFYGRPSEKLQVIGVTGTNGKTTTSTLLYQLFCATGIPAGLISTVKIIIDKQTIPAKLTTPDSISLHRTLKDMVDHGCKYCFMEVSSIGVDQKRIQGIRFKGGIFTNITHDHLDYHKTFENYLKAKQLFFTQLSEEAFALYNADDKNGKIMVQNSRAKKYSYAVKSPADFTCKIIDNTKDGLILRINQHEIHTRLAGRYNAYNLLATYATAILCGIEEWEAVKHLSNIRAAEGRFEIIRGKNNITGIVDYAHTPDALKNILDNLNELKQKGRIITVVGCGGNRDKEKRPLMGKIAAKLSDQAIFTSDNPRDENPADIIENMMSDLDPVNKKKVIVIEDRKQAIKTAVTLAQPGDIVLVAGKGHEDYQEIKGKRFPFNDSEILQNMLNE from the coding sequence ATGATTTTAAAAGAAATTATACAAGGATTGAATTTTTCGCGAATTATTGGTGACGATAATATCGTGATTCGCGGTTTATCTCAAAATTCAAATGAGATTAAGCAAGGTTATGTTTTTTTTGCCAAGAAAGGATATTCCACAGATGGACACCAATTTATTCCGGAGGCGATAGAAAAAGGATGCCGCGTGGTAGTGTGTGAATATCTTCCGCAAAATATCGACAACAATATAACTTATATCCTCTCTCATGATGTACCCGAAGTGATGGGAGAAATGGCTCATAGATTTTATGGAAGACCATCGGAAAAGTTACAAGTTATAGGGGTAACGGGAACAAATGGAAAAACAACTACATCCACATTGCTATATCAACTCTTTTGTGCAACCGGAATACCTGCAGGTTTAATTTCCACTGTCAAAATTATCATAGACAAACAAACCATTCCTGCAAAATTAACCACACCCGACAGCATCTCGCTACATCGCACCCTCAAAGATATGGTGGACCACGGTTGTAAATATTGTTTTATGGAAGTAAGTTCCATAGGAGTTGATCAAAAGAGGATTCAAGGCATACGTTTTAAAGGAGGAATTTTCACCAATATCACACATGACCATCTTGATTATCACAAAACTTTTGAAAATTATCTGAAGGCCAAACAATTATTTTTCACACAATTGTCCGAAGAAGCTTTTGCCCTGTATAATGCCGATGATAAGAATGGCAAAATAATGGTGCAAAACAGCCGCGCAAAAAAATACTCATATGCAGTCAAATCTCCGGCAGATTTTACATGTAAAATCATTGACAATACCAAAGACGGACTAATATTAAGAATTAATCAACATGAAATACACACCCGTTTGGCAGGACGTTATAATGCATACAACCTTCTCGCCACTTATGCCACTGCCATATTATGTGGTATAGAAGAATGGGAAGCGGTTAAACATCTTTCAAATATACGTGCCGCAGAGGGAAGATTTGAAATAATCCGCGGCAAAAATAACATTACAGGTATTGTAGATTATGCACATACTCCCGATGCTCTGAAAAATATTTTGGATAATCTCAACGAATTGAAACAAAAAGGAAGAATTATTACAGTGGTTGGTTGCGGCGGAAACCGCGACAAAGAAAAAAGGCCACTGATGGGGAAAATTGCTGCCAAATTAAGCGACCAAGCCATATTTACTTCCGATAATCCCAGGGACGAAAATCCGGCAGACATTATCGAAAACATGATGTCAGACCTTGACCCGGTCAACAAAAAGAAAGTGATTGTTATAGAAGACCGCAAACAAGCCATCAAAACGGCAGTAACATTGGCCCAACCGGGAGACATCGTGTTGGTGGCAGGCAAAGGGCACGAGGATTATCAAGAAATTAAGGGAAAACGTTTCCCATTCAATGATTCTGAAATTTTACAAAACATGTTAAACGAATAA
- the rsmH gene encoding ribosomal RNA small subunit methyltransferase H gives MMTRNDLTYHTPVLLQKAIEAINIRPDGIYVDATFGGGSHSRSILSRLGNGKLVAFDQDPDAKNNLIDDERFIFIPQNFRYLKNYLKFYGIRQIDGILADLGVSSHQLDTPHRGFSFRFNEPLDMRMNPNLTLTAAEWIKTASESEIAEVLYKYGELKNSGRLAHHIKKAALAEHLNTTQDLVESIQHLFPAGKWKQFMPQVFQAIRIKINDELGALEDLLKQSIEVLKPKGRLVVISYHSLEDRMVKNFMKYGNTEGKPVKDMYGKLIAPLKVIKKKPITPDLEEIESNPRSRSAKLRVAEKI, from the coding sequence ATGATGACCAGGAATGATTTGACATATCACACACCCGTATTGCTTCAAAAAGCCATTGAGGCAATCAATATAAGGCCTGATGGCATATATGTAGATGCCACTTTTGGGGGAGGATCACACAGCAGATCCATATTATCCCGTTTGGGAAACGGCAAATTAGTGGCATTTGATCAGGACCCGGATGCAAAAAACAACTTAATTGACGACGAAAGATTTATATTCATACCGCAAAATTTCAGATACCTTAAAAATTACTTGAAATTTTACGGGATTCGACAAATAGATGGAATTTTAGCCGATTTGGGAGTTTCTTCACACCAATTGGATACCCCTCATCGTGGATTTTCATTCCGGTTTAATGAACCTCTTGACATGCGCATGAATCCAAATCTTACACTTACGGCAGCAGAATGGATCAAAACTGCTTCCGAAAGCGAAATTGCCGAAGTTCTTTACAAATATGGCGAACTTAAAAATTCCGGTCGTTTAGCCCATCACATAAAAAAGGCTGCTTTGGCTGAACATCTAAACACAACTCAGGATTTGGTAGAGTCCATTCAACATCTTTTCCCGGCAGGCAAATGGAAGCAATTTATGCCTCAAGTTTTTCAAGCAATAAGAATAAAAATTAATGACGAATTAGGAGCATTGGAAGATCTGCTAAAGCAAAGCATAGAAGTTTTAAAACCTAAAGGCCGTTTGGTGGTAATCTCCTATCATTCTTTGGAAGACAGAATGGTGAAAAATTTTATGAAATATGGCAACACAGAAGGGAAACCGGTAAAAGACATGTATGGCAAGTTAATAGCTCCATTGAAAGTTATTAAAAAAAAACCCATCACTCCGGATTTAGAAGAGATTGAAAGTAATCCGAGGTCAAGGAGCGCAAAATTGAGAGTAGCCGAAAAAATTTAA
- the ftsI gene encoding penicillin-binding protein has protein sequence MNKVKVNISNYVVISYITFIIFALIVAVRVINIIKYESEELLKKARAHTLKKMDIEAIRGNIYAQDGSLLATSIPIYEIRMDLNTEALTDDIFYENIDGLARGLSNLFNDKSPSEWKKNLINARKKGNRYYLIKRNISFKEMQEIKKLPILSLGQYKGGLIIIQKSRRAKPFGLLASRLIGYDVENVKSVGLEGAYSTYLKGQNGKMLMRKLAGGIWMPVEDENQIEPINGSDIYTTIDVNLQDVAEHALITQLEKHQADHGCVVVMEVKTGDVKAMANLKRTQSGQYEESFNYAVGEATEPGSTFKTASLMALFEDQLADTSEIVDTYDGTYKFYDRVMRDSHKGGYGKISVKRALEVSSNVAVSKLVFDRYSKNPSKFVNRLFQMGLGRPLGIEIFGEGKPRIKRPEDKDWYGTTLPWMSIGYEVKLTPLQILTFYNAIANNGTMVKPRFVTQISFNGRTIKHFPVEVIKPSICSQATINKIKPILEGVVENGTAKNLKNDYLKIAGKTGTAQVAKAKHGYKNEEGISYQASFVGYFPAENPKYSCIVVVHAPSNDVYYGNLVAGPIFKEIADKVYASDFEIIPSINEKQILAENLKYYFTKSIDYSELKEIASKLNLPIDQIPVDQSYSTDKFSVKDIIGMNMKDAVYLLESKGYAVIPIGIGSVKQIDTVYKYKQPHLILRSQI, from the coding sequence ATGAATAAAGTCAAGGTAAACATATCGAATTATGTAGTGATCAGTTATATCACATTCATAATTTTTGCCTTGATAGTGGCTGTAAGGGTAATCAACATCATTAAATATGAAAGTGAAGAATTGCTCAAAAAAGCCCGTGCACATACCCTGAAAAAAATGGATATTGAAGCCATCCGTGGAAATATTTATGCTCAAGATGGGAGCTTATTGGCAACTTCCATACCTATTTATGAAATAAGAATGGATTTAAATACAGAAGCACTGACAGATGATATTTTTTACGAAAACATTGACGGTCTGGCCAGAGGCCTGAGCAACTTATTTAATGACAAGTCCCCCTCGGAATGGAAAAAAAACTTGATAAATGCCAGAAAAAAAGGAAACCGCTATTATTTAATAAAACGAAATATTTCTTTTAAAGAAATGCAAGAAATAAAAAAACTACCCATACTTTCTCTCGGACAATATAAAGGCGGACTCATCATTATTCAAAAAAGCCGAAGAGCCAAACCATTTGGATTACTGGCATCCAGATTAATCGGTTATGATGTGGAGAATGTAAAATCAGTGGGATTGGAAGGGGCATACTCAACCTATTTAAAAGGGCAAAATGGGAAAATGCTAATGCGGAAATTGGCGGGTGGCATATGGATGCCTGTTGAAGACGAAAACCAAATCGAACCTATCAATGGGAGCGATATTTATACCACCATTGATGTAAATCTGCAAGATGTGGCTGAACATGCATTGATTACTCAATTGGAAAAACACCAAGCAGACCATGGTTGTGTAGTGGTGATGGAGGTTAAAACGGGCGACGTAAAAGCCATGGCAAACCTCAAACGCACTCAATCGGGGCAATATGAAGAGAGTTTTAATTATGCCGTAGGTGAAGCCACAGAACCGGGTTCTACTTTTAAAACAGCTTCGTTAATGGCGCTTTTTGAGGACCAATTGGCTGATACATCAGAAATTGTTGACACCTACGATGGTACCTACAAATTTTACGACAGGGTAATGCGTGATTCTCATAAAGGTGGTTATGGGAAAATCTCTGTAAAAAGAGCATTGGAGGTTTCATCCAACGTAGCCGTTTCAAAATTGGTTTTTGACCGTTATTCCAAAAATCCATCAAAGTTTGTCAACCGTCTCTTTCAAATGGGTTTAGGCAGGCCTTTGGGCATCGAAATATTTGGTGAAGGAAAACCAAGAATCAAAAGGCCTGAAGATAAAGATTGGTATGGAACCACTCTTCCATGGATGTCTATAGGTTATGAAGTGAAATTAACGCCTCTTCAAATTTTGACTTTTTATAATGCCATTGCAAATAATGGTACGATGGTTAAACCACGTTTTGTTACACAAATAAGTTTTAACGGGCGGACGATCAAACACTTCCCTGTTGAGGTAATCAAACCCTCCATCTGTTCTCAAGCAACTATAAATAAAATAAAACCAATTCTCGAAGGTGTGGTGGAAAACGGTACAGCAAAAAATCTGAAAAATGACTACTTGAAAATTGCCGGGAAAACGGGAACAGCACAAGTGGCTAAGGCCAAACACGGTTATAAAAATGAAGAAGGTATCAGTTATCAGGCATCATTTGTCGGATATTTTCCGGCAGAAAATCCAAAATACTCTTGCATTGTGGTTGTTCATGCACCTTCGAATGATGTGTATTATGGGAACCTCGTCGCCGGTCCAATTTTTAAAGAAATTGCCGATAAGGTATATGCAAGTGACTTTGAAATTATCCCATCAATAAATGAAAAACAAATTTTGGCAGAAAACCTGAAATATTATTTCACCAAAAGCATCGACTATAGCGAATTGAAAGAAATTGCTTCAAAATTAAATCTCCCAATAGATCAAATACCCGTCGACCAATCCTACTCTACCGACAAATTTTCGGTAAAAGATATTATCGGTATGAACATGAAAGATGCCGTGTATCTGCTTGAATCGAAAGGATATGCAGTTATTCCCATAGGTATTGGCAGTGTGAAACAAATAGATACAGTTTATAAATATAAACAACCTCATTTGATATTGCGTTCACAAATATGA
- the gldC gene encoding gliding motility protein GldC, with amino-acid sequence MNKKTNKLTIEVELDEKAMPEKIKWLNNQNELQEIKSILMALWDPSTNNTLQLDLWTKDMTTDEMRYFIVQRMFLLAETLRKSTGDEKESMIIHDTAMFLAQKFGFLKNKDQ; translated from the coding sequence ATGAATAAAAAAACAAACAAATTAACCATTGAAGTGGAATTGGACGAAAAAGCCATGCCTGAAAAAATAAAATGGTTAAATAATCAAAATGAACTTCAGGAAATAAAATCGATACTGATGGCTCTTTGGGATCCTTCCACAAACAATACTTTGCAGTTGGATCTTTGGACAAAAGATATGACCACGGACGAAATGCGTTATTTTATTGTGCAACGAATGTTTTTGCTTGCTGAAACTCTAAGAAAGTCAACAGGAGACGAAAAAGAAAGCATGATCATTCATGATACAGCCATGTTTCTTGCTCAAAAATTCGGATTTTTGAAAAATAAAGATCAGTAA
- the mraY gene encoding phospho-N-acetylmuramoyl-pentapeptide-transferase — translation MLYYLFKYLDQLDVPGAGMFKYISFRSGLSILFSLFISMYLGKRIILYLRKKQIGETVRDLGLEGQLQKQGTPTMGGIIIIAAILIPVLLFARLDNIYIILLILSTLILGTIGFIDDYIKVFKKDKKGLSGRFKVIGQVSVGILVSTILYFHDDVVVKRKVFDNNLQKIEITELENDLEKKYAKSYTWKEEKSLITTIPFVKNNEFDYSRLISWIGDDYKKWSWLVFIPIVIFIITAVSNGANITDGLDGLAAGTSAVIGVTLAVFAYVSGNTIFADYLNIMYIPNLGEMVIFIAAFVGACVGFLWYNSYPAQVFMGDTGSLTLGGIIAVFSLAVRKELLIPIFCGVFLIENLSVILQVSYFKYTKKKYGEGRRIFLMSPLHHHFQKLGMHEAKIVTRFWIVSIMLAILSIVTLKMR, via the coding sequence ATGTTGTATTACTTGTTTAAATATCTTGATCAATTGGACGTACCGGGAGCCGGGATGTTTAAATATATATCTTTCAGGTCGGGCCTTTCCATTCTATTCTCATTGTTTATTTCAATGTATCTTGGGAAAAGAATCATATTATATTTAAGAAAAAAACAAATTGGAGAAACTGTTCGGGACCTTGGGCTGGAAGGTCAATTGCAAAAACAAGGAACACCCACGATGGGCGGCATCATTATCATTGCGGCTATTTTGATTCCGGTTTTGCTTTTTGCCCGTTTAGACAATATTTATATCATTTTGCTTATCCTGTCTACATTGATCCTGGGAACCATTGGTTTTATCGACGATTACATAAAGGTTTTCAAAAAAGATAAAAAAGGACTTTCAGGCAGATTTAAAGTTATCGGACAAGTCAGTGTGGGAATTTTGGTCTCTACCATCCTGTATTTTCATGATGATGTAGTGGTAAAAAGGAAAGTTTTTGACAATAACCTTCAAAAAATAGAGATTACCGAACTTGAAAATGATCTTGAAAAAAAATATGCTAAATCCTATACCTGGAAAGAAGAAAAAAGTTTAATAACAACCATTCCATTTGTAAAAAACAATGAGTTTGATTACAGCCGCCTGATCAGCTGGATAGGTGATGATTATAAAAAATGGTCATGGTTGGTATTCATACCTATTGTGATATTCATTATCACGGCCGTTTCTAATGGGGCAAATATTACCGACGGACTTGACGGGCTGGCAGCAGGAACATCTGCTGTTATTGGTGTCACTCTGGCTGTTTTTGCATATGTGTCAGGTAACACAATTTTTGCAGATTACCTCAACATCATGTATATACCCAACCTGGGTGAAATGGTAATTTTTATCGCAGCGTTTGTAGGCGCATGTGTTGGATTTTTATGGTACAACTCCTATCCTGCACAGGTGTTTATGGGCGACACCGGAAGCCTAACCTTAGGCGGTATTATAGCAGTATTTTCATTGGCTGTAAGAAAAGAGCTGCTAATACCTATTTTTTGTGGAGTTTTTTTGATTGAGAATCTTTCGGTAATACTGCAAGTAAGTTATTTTAAATATACCAAAAAAAAGTATGGAGAAGGCCGCCGGATATTTTTAATGTCGCCGCTGCACCATCATTTTCAAAAATTAGGCATGCATGAAGCAAAAATCGTGACCCGGTTTTGGATTGTAAGTATCATGCTGGCAATATTGTCAATTGTAACATTAAAAATGCGTTAA
- the engB gene encoding putative GTP-binding protein EngB translates to MKIEKIEFLGSFTSIDRCPKWILPEIALIGRSNVGKSTFINFLTNQKNLAKTSSTPGKTRQINYFRIDNRWYLVDLPGYGYAKLNATERKKINHLIHDYLLYRKGLTLLFLLIDARHPALPIDLEMCNFLGENNIPFSLILTKTDKLSKIGLQKNIELLERNLSQHWEPLPNIFTVSSLKKTGREEVLSYIEEVISTLK, encoded by the coding sequence ATGAAAATAGAAAAAATAGAATTTTTAGGCAGTTTTACTTCGATAGACCGTTGCCCTAAATGGATTTTGCCTGAAATTGCTTTGATCGGAAGATCTAATGTGGGTAAGTCGACTTTTATTAATTTTTTGACAAATCAAAAAAATTTAGCCAAAACTTCATCTACTCCGGGTAAAACAAGACAGATTAACTATTTCAGGATCGACAACCGCTGGTATTTGGTCGATCTGCCCGGTTATGGCTATGCCAAATTAAATGCAACAGAAAGGAAAAAAATAAATCATTTAATTCATGATTACTTATTATACAGAAAAGGGCTTACGCTGTTATTTTTACTTATTGATGCCCGTCATCCAGCTTTACCAATAGATTTGGAAATGTGCAACTTCCTTGGTGAAAACAATATACCATTTAGTTTGATTCTTACTAAAACAGATAAATTAAGTAAAATCGGATTACAAAAAAACATAGAATTATTGGAGCGGAACTTATCACAACATTGGGAGCCGTTGCCCAATATTTTTACGGTGTCGTCACTAAAAAAAACGGGCAGGGAGGAAGTTTTGTCTTATATTGAAGAGGTTATTTCAACTTTAAAATAA
- the pcbD gene encoding alpha/beta hydrolase has product MSLSEEIKKENGFEYLEKGEGHPVIILHGLFGALSNFTDLINTFENRFRLFVPIMPLYSMPLLNTGVPSLAKHIHDFVKYKGLNNFTMLGNSLGGHVALIYTLKHPDRVHSLILTGSSGLYENAFGGSFPRREDKNYLRQKIAVTFYDPKMVTDELVDEVAEIVKDREKLIRVLALAKSAIRNNLAKELPKIKQPVCLIWGKNDNITPPHVAEEFHKLLPDSDLYWIDKCGHAPMMEHPEEFNKIMGEWMGQRFAL; this is encoded by the coding sequence ATGAGCTTAAGCGAGGAAATAAAAAAAGAAAATGGTTTTGAATACCTTGAAAAAGGGGAGGGGCATCCGGTCATAATTTTGCACGGACTTTTTGGGGCGTTAAGCAATTTCACTGATTTGATCAATACTTTCGAAAATCGTTTTCGGTTGTTTGTACCAATCATGCCATTATATTCCATGCCATTGTTAAATACAGGTGTTCCTTCCCTGGCAAAACATATTCATGATTTTGTAAAATATAAAGGGTTAAACAATTTCACCATGTTGGGAAATTCCTTGGGAGGACATGTTGCTCTAATTTATACATTGAAACATCCTGACAGGGTGCATTCTTTAATTTTAACCGGGAGTTCGGGTTTGTATGAAAATGCTTTTGGAGGTTCTTTTCCTCGTAGAGAAGACAAAAATTATTTAAGACAAAAAATTGCGGTTACTTTTTATGACCCTAAAATGGTGACCGACGAATTGGTAGATGAAGTGGCTGAGATTGTCAAAGATAGGGAAAAGCTGATACGTGTATTAGCTCTGGCAAAGTCGGCAATAAGAAACAACTTGGCCAAAGAATTGCCCAAAATTAAGCAACCGGTTTGTTTGATTTGGGGTAAAAATGATAACATAACACCACCACATGTTGCCGAGGAATTTCATAAATTGCTACCTGATTCCGATTTATATTGGATTGATAAATGTGGTCATGCCCCCATGATGGAGCATCCCGAAGAGTTCAACAAAATTATGGGAGAGTGGATGGGACAAAGGTTTGCTCTATAA
- the mraZ gene encoding transcriptional regulator MraZ, whose protein sequence is MAKFIGEYDCKLDPKGRIMIPAGLRKQFDASWKDRFVINRGFEKCLVLYPITEWEKISEEINKLNQYVKKNREFLRYFYRGATEIELDGNGRMLIPKRLQEYANIQKEVILFAYGNKIEIWDKDTYDSLLTDEPEEFANLAEQVMGNKGNNDDDQE, encoded by the coding sequence ATGGCTAAATTTATCGGTGAATATGATTGCAAACTTGATCCCAAAGGCCGGATAATGATACCTGCCGGCTTAAGGAAGCAATTTGATGCTTCATGGAAGGATCGGTTTGTCATCAACAGAGGTTTTGAGAAATGTTTGGTATTGTATCCGATCACAGAATGGGAAAAAATTTCTGAAGAAATCAACAAACTGAATCAATATGTGAAGAAGAACCGCGAATTTCTAAGATATTTTTATCGTGGTGCCACTGAAATTGAGCTAGATGGGAATGGCCGAATGCTTATCCCAAAAAGATTGCAAGAATATGCCAATATACAAAAAGAAGTGATTCTGTTTGCTTATGGCAACAAAATAGAAATATGGGATAAAGACACATATGATTCGTTGTTGACCGACGAACCCGAAGAATTTGCCAACCTTGCCGAACAAGTGATGGGAAACAAAGGAAACAATGATGATGACCAGGAATGA